Proteins co-encoded in one Bacillus kexueae genomic window:
- the hutP gene encoding hut operon transcriptional regulator HutP, which produces MTLRVDQRIGRNAMILAFAEGKEEQFIIEQLEKNRWQFCKGKVGSMEMQKIVAAIETAAKRQGIVKEAVYREMHALYHAIIEALHGVTRGQVELGDMLRTVGLRFSIVKGKPYDKPEEGEWIAVALYGTIGAPIRGLEHETMGLGINHI; this is translated from the coding sequence ATGACGCTTCGAGTCGATCAACGAATAGGTAGAAATGCGATGATATTAGCATTTGCAGAAGGAAAAGAAGAGCAATTCATCATCGAACAGCTGGAGAAAAATCGTTGGCAGTTTTGTAAAGGGAAAGTAGGCTCAATGGAAATGCAAAAGATTGTAGCAGCCATCGAAACAGCTGCAAAACGACAGGGAATCGTAAAAGAAGCAGTTTATCGTGAAATGCATGCCCTTTACCATGCAATCATTGAAGCATTGCATGGGGTTACGAGAGGTCAAGTAGAGCTTGGAGACATGCTTCGAACTGTCGGACTTCGTTTTTCAATTGTAAAAGGAAAGCCATATGATAAACCTGAAGAAGGCGAATGGATTGCGGTAGCATTATATGGAACAATAGGGGCGCCTATTCGTGGGTTAGAACACGAAACAATGGGACTTGGCATTAATCATATTTAA
- the hutH gene encoding histidine ammonia-lyase yields MVELTGNTLTIEDVKKVILNGIYVTVSPDSLRIVQKSRAAVDKIVDEKKVVYGITTGFGKFSDVFIDAGDVEKLQLNLIHSHACGVGEAFPEKVSRAMLLLRANALLKGYSGVRPVVIERLLDLLNAQIHPVIPQQGSLGASGDLAPLSHLALVLMGEGEVFYKGERQEAILALSKEGIAPITLKAKEGLALINGTQAMTAMGVINYIEAEQLALESEAIAAITLEGLQGIIDAFDEDVHKARGYQQQVDVARRIREYLQDSKLVTKQGELRVQDAYSLRCIPQVHGASWQALDYVREKLEIEMNAATDNPLIFDGGEKVISGGNFHGQPIALAMDFMKIAIAELSNISERRIERLVNPQLSDLPPFLSPEPGLQSGAMIMQYAAASLVSENKTLAHPASVDSIPSSANQEDHVSMGTIGSRHAYQIIQNVRRVLAIELICALQAAEYRGVEKMSTFTKALYEEVRSIVPSITEDRIFSKDIEKVNNWLYEVNWEKLQKEFMLKSQM; encoded by the coding sequence ATGGTCGAATTGACAGGTAATACTCTTACAATCGAAGATGTTAAAAAAGTGATTTTAAATGGTATATATGTAACAGTATCTCCTGATAGTTTACGCATTGTACAAAAAAGTAGAGCAGCAGTGGATAAAATTGTGGATGAAAAGAAGGTCGTTTATGGAATTACTACTGGATTTGGAAAATTTAGTGATGTATTTATTGATGCTGGTGATGTCGAAAAGCTTCAACTAAACTTAATTCATTCACACGCTTGTGGAGTTGGAGAAGCATTTCCTGAAAAGGTATCAAGGGCGATGCTGCTTCTTCGAGCTAATGCATTGTTAAAAGGTTATTCTGGTGTAAGACCAGTTGTTATCGAACGCCTTCTAGATTTGTTAAACGCACAAATTCATCCAGTTATTCCACAGCAAGGTTCACTTGGTGCAAGTGGTGACTTAGCACCGTTATCCCATCTTGCGCTCGTTTTAATGGGAGAAGGAGAGGTCTTTTATAAAGGGGAAAGACAAGAGGCGATTCTAGCATTATCAAAAGAAGGAATTGCTCCAATTACGTTAAAAGCCAAAGAAGGATTAGCACTGATAAATGGTACTCAAGCAATGACCGCAATGGGGGTTATAAATTATATCGAAGCTGAGCAATTAGCACTTGAAAGTGAAGCGATTGCAGCCATTACGTTGGAAGGTCTGCAAGGGATAATTGATGCGTTTGATGAAGATGTCCACAAAGCACGAGGTTATCAACAGCAAGTAGATGTAGCAAGAAGAATTCGTGAATACTTACAAGATAGTAAGCTTGTCACAAAGCAAGGAGAATTACGAGTACAAGATGCCTATTCATTACGTTGCATCCCACAGGTACATGGTGCTTCTTGGCAAGCGCTTGATTATGTGAGGGAAAAACTTGAAATTGAAATGAATGCAGCTACGGATAACCCGTTAATCTTTGATGGTGGGGAGAAAGTCATTTCAGGAGGCAACTTTCATGGACAGCCGATTGCACTTGCGATGGACTTTATGAAAATAGCAATTGCAGAGCTTTCTAACATATCCGAGCGCCGTATTGAGCGACTAGTTAATCCACAATTAAGTGACTTGCCACCGTTTTTAAGTCCGGAACCAGGCCTTCAATCTGGAGCGATGATTATGCAATATGCAGCAGCATCTCTTGTTTCGGAAAATAAAACACTGGCTCATCCTGCGAGTGTTGACTCCATTCCTTCTTCAGCAAATCAAGAAGATCACGTAAGCATGGGAACCATTGGCTCACGTCATGCCTATCAGATTATTCAAAATGTACGTCGAGTGTTAGCCATTGAATTAATCTGTGCTTTACAAGCGGCAGAGTACCGTGGAGTGGAGAAAATGAGCACGTTCACAAAAGCTCTTTACGAGGAAGTACGTTCTATTGTTCCTTCGATTACAGAAGATCGCATTTTCTCAAAAGATATTGAGAAGGTCAATAATTGGTTATATGAAGTGAATTGGGAAAAGCTTCAGAAAGAATTTATGTTGAAGAGTCAAATGTAA
- a CDS encoding DUF2179 domain-containing protein, with protein MQAALIFLLQILYVPVLTIRTIFLVKNQTKAAAGVGLLEGAIYIVALGIVFQDLSNWWNIAAYVIGFSVGLLLGGAIEKKMALGYVTYNVNLLDKNSSLVSKLREAGFGVTVFEGEGMSSKRYRLEVVAKRSREEEFLELVSEIEPTAFLSSYELRSFKGGYLTNSMKKRWKKWNKKMKEQSTE; from the coding sequence ATTCAGGCGGCACTTATTTTTTTATTGCAAATTTTGTATGTTCCGGTGTTAACGATTAGAACCATTTTTCTTGTGAAGAATCAAACGAAAGCAGCGGCTGGAGTGGGCTTATTAGAAGGTGCGATATACATTGTTGCATTAGGTATTGTATTCCAAGATTTATCCAATTGGTGGAATATCGCAGCTTATGTGATTGGATTTAGTGTTGGATTACTTCTTGGAGGAGCCATTGAGAAAAAAATGGCGCTTGGGTACGTAACGTATAACGTAAATTTGTTAGATAAAAATTCAAGCTTAGTCAGTAAACTTCGCGAAGCTGGATTTGGAGTTACGGTTTTTGAAGGAGAGGGCATGAGCTCGAAGCGGTATCGATTAGAAGTCGTGGCGAAGCGTTCTCGTGAAGAAGAGTTTTTAGAATTAGTTTCTGAAATTGAACCAACAGCATTTTTAAGCTCCTACGAATTACGATCGTTCAAAGGCGGCTATTTGACAAATTCGATGAAGAAGCGTTGGAAAAAATGGAACAAGAAAATGAAAGAACAATCAACTGAGTAA
- a CDS encoding prolipoprotein diacylglyceryl transferase has protein sequence MEFPVYIHLGPLAIHPHLVFETLAYFIGFRVYLLLRRKSYIPMEKSIWVAVGAVLGAAIGSKLLYWFEDPAKTLQQWNNIIYLMEGKTIVGGLLGGLIGVEMAKKIIGLKQSTGDDFVIPLIVGMCIGRIGCFLTGLDDHTYGTVTTWWTGIDFGDGLKRHPTQLYEIMFLLLLGAIILWIKKVNKILWEGYLFQLFMLSYLFFRFLIDFIKPFPHAYGVFNHIQIAAMAGIVYYVLLINKKWKGRVRYAK, from the coding sequence ATGGAGTTTCCAGTTTATATTCATCTCGGTCCGCTAGCGATTCACCCTCATCTTGTCTTTGAAACGCTAGCTTATTTTATTGGCTTTCGCGTGTATTTGCTCCTCCGAAGAAAGTCATATATTCCAATGGAAAAATCAATTTGGGTAGCGGTAGGAGCCGTTTTGGGAGCGGCAATTGGTTCGAAACTATTATATTGGTTTGAAGATCCAGCTAAGACGTTGCAACAATGGAATAACATCATCTATTTAATGGAAGGAAAGACCATTGTTGGAGGGTTGTTAGGCGGTCTCATTGGTGTTGAGATGGCGAAAAAAATCATTGGGCTAAAACAGTCAACGGGTGATGATTTCGTTATTCCCCTTATTGTCGGCATGTGTATCGGACGGATTGGGTGTTTTTTAACCGGATTAGATGATCATACTTATGGAACGGTAACAACTTGGTGGACGGGAATTGATTTTGGAGATGGCTTGAAGCGTCACCCAACACAACTATATGAAATTATGTTCCTACTTCTTTTAGGAGCAATCATCTTGTGGATTAAGAAAGTAAACAAAATCCTTTGGGAAGGATATTTGTTTCAGCTTTTTATGTTAAGTTACTTATTCTTCCGATTTCTTATCGACTTTATTAAACCATTTCCTCATGCTTATGGGGTATTCAATCATATTCAAATCGCTGCGATGGCAGGCATTGTGTATTACGTATTGTTGATAAATAAAAAGTGGAAGGGACGCGTAAGGTATGCCAAATAG
- a CDS encoding radical SAM protein, producing the protein MPNRPYIFYELTNSICSTCLRKVEAKVIFEDGKVYLVKHCLQHGREKVLISTDIDYYKKCRTFIKPSEMPYRWNTPIKYGCPYDCGLCPDHEQHSCLTLVEVTDQCNLACPICYAESSPKRQTYRSLETIEKMLDAIVANEREADIVQISGGEPTIHPQFFDILDLAKSKPIKHIMVNTNGLRIANDKKFVERLATYMPGFEIYLQFDSFEEKALLELRGVDLRDVRQKAIDNLNEYNISTTLVVTLKKGLNDHEIGNIIDYGLKQRAVRGVTFQPIQAAGRLEAYQPETDRLTLSEVREGIIQQSGVFSEKDIIPVPCHPDCLAMGYALKMDGKVIPLTGMMDPNVLLEGERNTIVFEQDESLKGRVFDLFSLNQTPQSSAIQLKDLLCCLPKVAPTENIGYENVFRVIIMQFLDAYDFDVRSVKKSCVHIAHPDGRIIPFDTFNLFYRDDKEKRLNEIRAEMEGTSNGSVGTKS; encoded by the coding sequence ATGCCAAATAGACCGTACATTTTTTATGAACTAACCAATAGTATTTGTTCGACATGTTTACGAAAAGTAGAGGCAAAAGTTATCTTTGAAGACGGAAAGGTTTATTTAGTGAAGCATTGCCTTCAGCACGGGCGAGAAAAGGTATTAATTTCAACGGATATCGACTATTACAAGAAGTGCCGAACATTTATTAAGCCTTCGGAAATGCCATACCGATGGAATACACCTATTAAGTACGGTTGTCCATATGATTGTGGATTGTGCCCGGACCATGAGCAACATAGTTGTCTAACACTGGTGGAAGTTACAGATCAATGTAATTTAGCTTGTCCGATTTGTTATGCTGAGTCGTCTCCGAAGCGGCAAACGTATCGATCTTTAGAGACAATTGAAAAAATGCTAGATGCAATTGTTGCAAATGAACGTGAAGCGGACATTGTCCAAATTAGTGGTGGAGAACCGACGATCCATCCTCAATTTTTTGACATTCTCGATTTAGCCAAGTCTAAACCGATTAAGCATATTATGGTGAATACAAATGGGTTAAGAATTGCCAATGATAAAAAGTTTGTTGAAAGATTGGCAACATATATGCCAGGATTTGAAATATACTTACAGTTTGATAGCTTTGAAGAAAAGGCTTTATTGGAACTGAGAGGGGTGGATTTACGTGACGTCCGCCAAAAGGCAATAGACAATTTGAATGAGTATAATATTTCAACGACTCTTGTGGTCACTTTGAAAAAAGGGTTAAATGACCATGAAATTGGGAACATCATCGACTATGGTTTGAAGCAGAGGGCGGTTCGAGGAGTAACATTTCAGCCGATTCAAGCTGCCGGAAGACTGGAAGCATATCAGCCAGAAACGGATCGCTTAACGCTTAGTGAAGTACGGGAAGGAATCATTCAACAATCCGGTGTGTTTTCAGAAAAAGATATCATACCCGTCCCGTGTCATCCAGATTGTCTAGCGATGGGTTATGCATTGAAAATGGATGGAAAAGTCATTCCACTTACGGGGATGATGGACCCGAACGTTTTGCTAGAAGGCGAGCGGAATACAATCGTATTTGAACAAGATGAATCATTGAAGGGGCGCGTGTTTGATTTGTTTAGTTTGAACCAAACGCCCCAATCATCGGCGATACAGCTGAAAGATTTACTTTGCTGTCTTCCTAAAGTTGCTCCAACTGAAAATATAGGATACGAAAATGTTTTCCGTGTCATCATTATGCAGTTTTTAGATGCATATGATTTTGATGTTCGGTCAGTGAAAAAGTCATGTGTGCACATTGCTCACCCAGATGGACGTATTATACCATTTGATACGTTCAATTTATTTTATCGAGACGATAAAGAAAAACGATTAAACGAGATTCGGGCAGAAATGGAGGGAACAAGCAATGGATCCGTCGGCACAAAATCATAA